The sequence below is a genomic window from Sorangiineae bacterium MSr12523.
CCTTTGGAAAGAGCCGCGTGCAGCTCGCGGGCGCTGGCGTTGATGTCGCCCGCGCCCAGAGCAATGACCAGATCGCCGGGCTCGACCAGATCGAGCAGCTCGGCGGCGATTTGCTTCTTGTCCGGCACGTAGCGCACGGCGTGGTGGCCGTGGGCGCGGATGGCGTGGGCAAGCGACTCTCCGGTCGCGCCCTCGATGGGCTGCTCGCCCGCGGGGTACACCTCGGTGACGACGAGCAGGTCGGCCTTGTTGAAGGCGCGGGTGAACTCCTCGAACAGCGCGTGCGTGCGCGTGTAGCGGTGCGGCTGGAAGGCGACGACGACGCGGCGATCGTCGAATCCGCGCTGCGCGGCATCGAGGGTGGCCTCGATTTCCGCCGGGTGGTGGCCGTAGTCGTCGATGATCAGAACGTCACCGCGGCGGCCGCCCTTCTCGAGCGCCGGCTCGCCGATGACGGTGAAGCGACGCTGGACGCCGTGGAAGGACGCGATCGCATCGCGCGTGACGTCCAGCGGGATCTCCAGCTCGTCCGCCACGGCAATGACGCCCAAGGCGTTGAGCACGTTGTGGGCGCCGGGCATGCGCACGGTGAACTCGCCCAGGCTCTGCCCGCGCCGCTGGCAATCGAAGCGGGTCGCAAGCCCCTCGAAGCGCAGGTTGCTCGCACGGTAGTCGGCCTGGCGCGAGACGCCGTAGGTGACGTGGCGGCGCGAGATGCGCGGGAGCAGCTCCTGCACGTGCGGGTGATCGAGGCAGAGCACCGAGAGGCCATAAAACGGCGTGCGGTTCGCGTACTCGACGAAGGCCGCTTTCAAGTTCTCGAACGTGCCGTAGTGGTCGAGGTGCTCGGGATCGATGTTCGTCACCACGGCGATGGTCGGGGTGAGCCGCAAGAACGAGCCATCGCTTTCGTCGGCCTCGGCGACGAACAAGTCGCCCGCACCGAGACGCGCATTCGAGCCAAGCGCATTCACCTTGCCTCCGACCACCACGGTCGGATCGAGCCCCGCCGCACGCAGCACGGTGGCCACCAGCGACGTCGTGGTGGTCTTTCCGTGCGAGCCCGCAATGGCCACGGTGTACTTCACGCGCATCAACTCGGCGAGAAGCTCACCGCGCGAAATGATGGGGATCTCCAGGGCCCGGGCGCGTGTCAGCTCGGGATTGTCCCACTGGATCGCACTGGAGTGCACGACCACGTCGGCCCCTTCGACGTACTCCGGGGCGTGCCCCTCGCGAAAGGTGACGCCCATGCTCTCGAGGCGATGCGTGATCTCGTTCGGCTTGCGATCCGAGCCCGAGACCTCGAACTCCATGGTTCGGAGAATCTCGGCGAGGCCACTCATGCCGATGCCGCCGATGCCCACGAAGTGAACGCGCCGTACGCGACCGCGGAACATCAATGCGTCTCCGGGATGCGGCGGTAGTTGCCGGAGCCATTGGTGGTGCGGGAAACGCCGTTGGTGACGGCCTTGGGCACCGGCGGTGCGTTGGCCTCGACGTGCCATCGTCCCAGGCGGAGGAGATCCTCGGCGACCAGGCGTGCGGAATCGGGGCGCCCGAAGGCGCGTGCGGCTTCCGCCATGCGGGTGCGCGTCGCATCGTCGCGAAGCAGGCGCCCGACCTCGGAAGCGAGGCGCGTGCCGTCGGCCGCCTCTTGGCGAATGGCGAGACACCCGCCGGCGCCGGCGAGGACGGCGGCATTTTTGGCCTGATGGTCGTCGGCCGCGAAGGGGAACGGGATGAGGATCGCCGCGCGCCCGATGGCCGAGATTTCCGCGACGGTGCCCGCTCCGGCGCGCGCAATCACCAGATCGGCGCCGGCGATGGCCTCGGCCACGTCGTCGATGAAGGGCACGACCGTGACGCGGTCGACCTTTTCGCGCTCATAGGCATTGCGCACCACGAGCTCGCGGTCGCGGCCCGACTGGTGCACGATTTCGAGCTGCGGGAACTCTTTGACCAGCCGGCCCATGGCCTCCGGCACGCGCTCGTTGAGCGGGGCCGCGCCCTGGCTTCCGCCCAGCACGAGAACGCGCGCCGAGGACGACGCCCGGTACGGGGCACCGCGGAAACCTTGGCGCAAGGGCACACCGAGGATGCGCACGCTGGAGGCGCGCACGGTGGGCGGAATCTTCGGCAGACCGCCCTCCGACTCCACCAGCGCGAGATAGGCGCGCTGCGCGAACGGCGCGGCCACCTTGTTGGCCAGGCCCATGGCGGCGTTCGGCTCGAAAATGGCCAGCGGAATGCCCAGCATTGCGGCGGCCATGGCCACGGGGCCCGAGGCATAGCCGCCCACGCTCAGCACCACGCGCGGGCGCACGCGGCGGAGCAGCGAGACCGCACGCACCGTGGCCACGGCGGCGACGCCGCTTCCGCGCATGGCGCGCCAGACGCCGCCGCCCTTGATGGGCAGAACATCGAGCAGCTCGAGCCGGTGGCCCGGCGGCAGCGTGATGCGCGATTCGAGCCCCTTGGCGGTGCCCACGAAGGTGACCTCCACCTCCGCGAGCTCGCTCGCCGCCGCCGCAATGGCCAGCGCGGGGAACACGTGCCCTCCTGTACCGCCTCCTGCAATTACGATTCCTGATTTCGTCGTCTCACCTGCTGCCATCGGCTCCACCTTGTCGCGACACGCTCAGCAGGATGCCTGCAGCGGCGGCGTTCACCAAGAGCGACGAGCCACCAAAGCTCACGAAGGGCAACGTCAGCCCCTTGGTTGGAAGAATGGCGAGCGCCACCGAAAGGTTCAGGAGCGCCTGGATGCCAAACATCGTCGCAATACCGAACGCCAGGTAGCTGCCGTAATCGTCGGGCGCCCGCAAGGAGGCGCGAATACCCCGCAAGACCAGGAGAAGGTACGCGCCGCACAGCCCGGCGATGCCGATGAAGCCGAATTCCTCGCCAATGATGGCCGAGACGAAGTCGGTATGGGCCTCCGGCAGGTACAAGGTCTGAAGCCCTCGACCGAGGCCGAGCCCCCACACTTGGCCGGAGCCGAACGCCATGACCGACTGCCACGGCTGGTAGGCCAGGGTTTGCTTGTACTGCTCCATGTTTTCCCACGCCAGGTAGCGCAGGTAGCGGTATTCGCTGAATCGAACGGCGATGACCGCGAACATGCTGCCCAGAATGGTGCCGCCCATGATGTAGCCGACCTTGGCGCCGGCCACGAAGAGCAAGGTGAAGGTCAAAAACAGGAGCTCGACGGCGCTGCCGAAGTCCGGCTGCTTGATGCACAAAACGATGAAGACCCCGGAAATGATGAGATGGGGCAGAAAGCCGACGGTGAACGTCTTCACGCGATCGGCCTTTTTTGCGAGGGAATAGGCGAGCCAGGCGACGATGGCGAGCTTCGCCATCTCGACGGGCTGCACGTGGATGGGCCCGACCGCGAGCCACCGCGCCGCACCACCGGCGTTGTGACCGAGGCCGACGACGCACATCGTGAGCAGGATGCCGACGCCCGCGAGCACGGGGTAGGTCAGCTTGTAGAGGCGGTGATAATCGATGCGGCTCGTAACGAAGAGCACACCGAGGGCCGCCAGCGAGTAGAGGCCTTGCCGCGTCAGGAAGAACTGCGGGTTCTTGTACCGCACCGTCGCCTCGACGGCCGACGCGCTGTACACCATGACCACGCCGAAGCCGATGAGGGCGACGACGATGGCGGCCAGCACGGGATCCATGGGACCGGCCGCTTTGATGGCGTTCGGCGTCGCATCGAGCGGCGCGGCGAGTTGCACTTGAATGCGCGTGCGCAGGTTGGGAGGGGGCGCAACCGAGCTGCGCATGGCGCCGGCTTCGATCCTCATGGCGTGGGCACTCCTCGAGACGGAGACAGGCGGTTGACGGCGGCCACGAACTCGTCCCCCCGGTGCTTGTAGTCGCGGAACATGTCCAGGCTGGAGCACGCCGGCGAAAGGAGCACGGCGTCGCCCGGCTGTGCGAGCTCGAAGGCGGCACGCACGACGGCGTCCATCGTCGCCTCGAGCGACGGCGCCGTGGCGATGCGGCGCACCGGCAGCGCGTTTCCAACGGCGTTGGAGATGGTCTCCGCGGCTTCGCCCAGAACGACGACCCCGCGGCCCTTGGAGCGAAGCACGGACACGAGCGGATCGTAGCTGCCGCCCTTCTCACGCCCGCCTGCGACGAGAACGACCTTGGACTCGGGCAATCCGCGCAAGGCGGTGACGGAGGCGCCCACGTTGGTACCCTTGGAGTCGTCGTAGAAGCGCACACCGCCGATCTCGGTGACGAACGCGGTGCGGTGCGGAAGGCCGGTGAACTTCGCCAAGGTGTCGCGGATGCTCTGCGCGGGGACGCTGAACGCGCGCACGGCGGCGATGGCGGCCGCGATGTTGTTGGCATTGTGGCTGCCGACCAGCGCGATTTCCGAGCGCGGGTAGACGTGGCCGTAGGTGCGTTCGATGATCGTGTTGGGCGTGACGTCGACGTCCCCGCCCGGACCGAAGGTGCGCACGATACCGTCGCCCCGGCGCGCTTCGTGCCAGCAAATGTCGTCGCGGAATGGGATGACCGCCACGTCGTCCTTGGTCTGCCGCACGAAGGCATTGCCCTTGGCGTGGGCGTAATCCTCGAACGAGGGATACCGATCGAGGTGATCCGGCGTGACGTTGAGCAGAATGGACACCTTGGGCTTGAACGTCTCCAAGCGCTCCATTTGGAAGCTGGACACCTCGAGCACCGCAATGTCGAAGGCGTCGTCCACGTAGTCGCTCAGCGGCTCGCCGAAGTTGCCGCCCACGAAGGCGCGGGTGCCGTGCTGCTCGAAAATGGCGCCAATCAGGGCCGTGGTGGTGCTTTTGCCATTGGTGCCGCCCACCGCCACCACGGGAACGCGCGGCGGAAGGGCCTGCACGGACAGCTCCACCTCACCGATGACCCGCACCCCGGCCGCGATGGCCGCGTCCAACTCGGGAAACGACGGAAAACCGGGCGACGTCACCACCAGATCGGCATGCTGGATGGCCTCCGCCGGGTGCGCACCCGCCAGAATGCGCACGCCGCTGTCCTTCAGCTTTCGCGCGTCCTCGGACAGGGCCTCCCACGGTTTGGCGTCCACGGCGGTGACCCCTGCCCCGCGCGCAAGACAAAGGCGTGCGGCGGCGCAGCCACTCAGGCCGAGGCCCAGCACGGCGACATGCTTTCCGGTCAGGTCGAGCACCGGCTAGTTATCGCAACTTCAGGCTAGAAAGCGAAATAAGCGCGAGCAAAATGCTGATGATCCAGAACCGCACGATGATCTTGGGCTCTGGCCAGCCCTTCTTCTCGTAATGGTGGTGGATCGGGGCCATCAAGAAAATGCGCTTTCCAGTGAGGCGAAAGCTCAAAACTTGCACAATGACGCTGACTGCCTCCAAAAAGAAGATTCCCCCGAGGATGATCGAGAGCAGCTCGTTCTTCGTGAAGACGGCGCACATGCCCAGGCCGCCGCCCAAGGCCAGCGATCCGACGTCGCCCATGAACACTTGTGCGGGGTACGTATTGTACCAAAGGAATCCAATGCCAGCGCCCACGACGGCGCCGCAAAAGACGGAGAGCTCGCCCACGCTGGCGATGCCGGGGATGTCCAGGTAGCGCGCGACGATGAAGCGCTGCGATACGTTGGCGATG
It includes:
- the ftsW gene encoding putative lipid II flippase FtsW; the encoded protein is MRIEAGAMRSSVAPPPNLRTRIQVQLAAPLDATPNAIKAAGPMDPVLAAIVVALIGFGVVMVYSASAVEATVRYKNPQFFLTRQGLYSLAALGVLFVTSRIDYHRLYKLTYPVLAGVGILLTMCVVGLGHNAGGAARWLAVGPIHVQPVEMAKLAIVAWLAYSLAKKADRVKTFTVGFLPHLIISGVFIVLCIKQPDFGSAVELLFLTFTLLFVAGAKVGYIMGGTILGSMFAVIAVRFSEYRYLRYLAWENMEQYKQTLAYQPWQSVMAFGSGQVWGLGLGRGLQTLYLPEAHTDFVSAIIGEEFGFIGIAGLCGAYLLLVLRGIRASLRAPDDYGSYLAFGIATMFGIQALLNLSVALAILPTKGLTLPFVSFGGSSLLVNAAAAGILLSVSRQGGADGSR
- the murC gene encoding UDP-N-acetylmuramate--L-alanine ligase; the encoded protein is MFRGRVRRVHFVGIGGIGMSGLAEILRTMEFEVSGSDRKPNEITHRLESMGVTFREGHAPEYVEGADVVVHSSAIQWDNPELTRARALEIPIISRGELLAELMRVKYTVAIAGSHGKTTTTSLVATVLRAAGLDPTVVVGGKVNALGSNARLGAGDLFVAEADESDGSFLRLTPTIAVVTNIDPEHLDHYGTFENLKAAFVEYANRTPFYGLSVLCLDHPHVQELLPRISRRHVTYGVSRQADYRASNLRFEGLATRFDCQRRGQSLGEFTVRMPGAHNVLNALGVIAVADELEIPLDVTRDAIASFHGVQRRFTVIGEPALEKGGRRGDVLIIDDYGHHPAEIEATLDAAQRGFDDRRVVVAFQPHRYTRTHALFEEFTRAFNKADLLVVTEVYPAGEQPIEGATGESLAHAIRAHGHHAVRYVPDKKQIAAELLDLVEPGDLVIALGAGDINASARELHAALSKGGG
- the murD gene encoding UDP-N-acetylmuramoyl-L-alanine--D-glutamate ligase; the protein is MLDLTGKHVAVLGLGLSGCAAARLCLARGAGVTAVDAKPWEALSEDARKLKDSGVRILAGAHPAEAIQHADLVVTSPGFPSFPELDAAIAAGVRVIGEVELSVQALPPRVPVVAVGGTNGKSTTTALIGAIFEQHGTRAFVGGNFGEPLSDYVDDAFDIAVLEVSSFQMERLETFKPKVSILLNVTPDHLDRYPSFEDYAHAKGNAFVRQTKDDVAVIPFRDDICWHEARRGDGIVRTFGPGGDVDVTPNTIIERTYGHVYPRSEIALVGSHNANNIAAAIAAVRAFSVPAQSIRDTLAKFTGLPHRTAFVTEIGGVRFYDDSKGTNVGASVTALRGLPESKVVLVAGGREKGGSYDPLVSVLRSKGRGVVVLGEAAETISNAVGNALPVRRIATAPSLEATMDAVVRAAFELAQPGDAVLLSPACSSLDMFRDYKHRGDEFVAAVNRLSPSRGVPTP
- a CDS encoding UDP-N-acetylglucosamine--N-acetylmuramyl-(pentapeptide) pyrophosphoryl-undecaprenol N-acetylglucosamine transferase, translating into MFPALAIAAAASELAEVEVTFVGTAKGLESRITLPPGHRLELLDVLPIKGGGVWRAMRGSGVAAVATVRAVSLLRRVRPRVVLSVGGYASGPVAMAAAMLGIPLAIFEPNAAMGLANKVAAPFAQRAYLALVESEGGLPKIPPTVRASSVRILGVPLRQGFRGAPYRASSSARVLVLGGSQGAAPLNERVPEAMGRLVKEFPQLEIVHQSGRDRELVVRNAYEREKVDRVTVVPFIDDVAEAIAGADLVIARAGAGTVAEISAIGRAAILIPFPFAADDHQAKNAAVLAGAGGCLAIRQEAADGTRLASEVGRLLRDDATRTRMAEAARAFGRPDSARLVAEDLLRLGRWHVEANAPPVPKAVTNGVSRTTNGSGNYRRIPETH